Below is a window of Pelagibaculum spongiae DNA.
TGCTGGCGAAATTATGGCCAAAGTCGGTGCCAAGCCAACCAATATTGCACCGGGTGAACTTTATACTTCACTGGAACGCAAAACCATCGACGCTTTGGAGTGGATTGGACCAGCCTTTGATTTAAGCATGGGCTTTCATAAAATCGCTCCTTACTACTACACCAGCTGGCACGAGCCAGGTGCAGAGTCACAGTTTTTGGTTAACAAGAAAAAGTTGGCCAGCCTACCGGAAGATCTACAGGCAATTTTGTTAAGCGCCATGAAATTATCCGGTTACCAAACGCTGACTCAGGTAACGTTTAAAAATGGTGAAAACTGGAAAATTATGAAGGAAGAATATCCTTCTATTCAGATTAAAACTTTCCCGGCACCGGTAATGGCAGTATTGAAAAAGGCTAATGATGAATTGTTAGCTGAAATGGCTGCTAAAGATCCACTGTCGAAAGAGATTATTGAATCTCAGCAAGCCTTTTTGAAAACGAGCCGTCAGTGGACCAAAATCTCAGATCAGGCTTTCTTGAATAGTAATGAAGACCTAGTTAAGTAATTTTTGGATCAGTGAAAAATAAAAAGCCGCAGCAGTAATGTTGCGGCTTTTTATTTCCAAGGACGGAATGTATTTCGCAAAGAAGCATGGATGCTGGTGCGATTATTTCCAAGGACGGAATGGTTTTCGCTAAGAAGCATGGATGCTGGTGCGATTATTTCCAAGGACGGAATGGTTTTCGCAAAGAAGCATGGATGCTGGTGCTGCGGTGTCTAAAATTTCCACATAAAAAAACGACCTACCCATCAAGGTAAGTCGTTAAAGTAAATTTCATTTTTATTTTTATTTTTGTTATTGGCAAACTTTAGAGCAGGCGATTAGCCTTGTGCTTCAAAATCATCTTCACGCAGTTTTGCACTGCCGTCAGCTTGCAGTACCCATAATTCTTTATGGATTACGCCCTGCGCTTGATTCATTTTCCAGCCACTTTTTAATAACACGCTTTGCGAGTCAACTACTTCAAAGCTCGGCTCGATGTATTCAACATCAGAAAAACCATCGTTGATCAGATTTTGCCAGAATGCCTGAATTTGTTCAGTACCGGTAAAAGTGCCAAATGGGCGGGCATGCATCACGGCATCTGCTTCATATTGAGCGGCGCAACCTGCAGCATCGCCAGAATTAAAGGCATTTTTCCAGTTTTGGCTGGCGCTGTGGACTGCATCTAAAAGTGTTTGGCTCATATTGGACATCCTAAAACTGGAAAGAAGTGGCTCAAAAATTGTTAATCAATGTTAGCGATAAAGTTTCATGCTATAAACTGGACAATTGA
It encodes the following:
- a CDS encoding nuclear transport factor 2 family protein, with protein sequence MSQTLLDAVHSASQNWKNAFNSGDAAGCAAQYEADAVMHARPFGTFTGTEQIQAFWQNLINDGFSDVEYIEPSFEVVDSQSVLLKSGWKMNQAQGVIHKELWVLQADGSAKLREDDFEAQG